The following coding sequences lie in one Heteronotia binoei isolate CCM8104 ecotype False Entrance Well chromosome 6, APGP_CSIRO_Hbin_v1, whole genome shotgun sequence genomic window:
- the LOC132574290 gene encoding lipase member M-like produces MSSSCCEIITCLSPFSPAEKPVVLLQHGFALEGSSWVANMPNNSLGFMLADAGCDVWIGNNRGTSWSRKHQNLTIDEEQYSAYSFDEMAKYDLPAMINFILEKTGKPQIHFVGFSQGATEGFIAFSSMPDLGFKIKMFYALAPLSTLQNIPKHYAMLLSMSDGMIKMLLGKKDFLLRSETKRNITRSMCSSKRLKKLCSWNLSVTGGAKENHLNMSRLDVYKSHFPDSTSVQNLLHWAQVYKSGTLRKFDYGSENQDRYNQSEPPAYDLGCMRVKTAIWYGEDDWFAGPDNVKQLMYQLHDVVHECKIPNWTHFDFIWGLDAPEKVYNDLITLVMNVP; encoded by the exons ATGAGCAG TTCTTGTTGTGAAATAATAACCTGTTTGTCCCCTTTTTCCCCAGCTGAAAAGCCAGTTGTGCTTTTGCAGCATGGTTTTGCTCTAGAAGGCAGCAGCTGGGTTGCAAACATGCCGAATAATAGCCTTGGATTCATGCTGGCAGATGCTGGCTGTGATGTTTGGATAGGGAACAACAGAGGCACCTCCTGGTCACGAAAACATCAAAACTTGACTATTGACGAAGAACAATATTCTGCTTACAG TTTTGATGAAATGGCCAAATatgacctcccagcaatgatcAACTTTATTCTGGAGAAAACTGGAAAGCCCCAAATACATTTTGTGGGATTTTCTCAAGGTGCCACTGAag GATTCATTGCATTTTCATCCATGCCTGACCTGGGTTTCAAGATTAAAATGTTTTATGCTTTGGCTCCATTAAGCACCCTTCAGAATATCCCAAAACACTATGCCATGCTCCTTTCCATGTCTGATGGAATGAtcaag ATGCTTTTGGGCAAGAAGGATTTCTTGCTGAGAAGTGAGACTAAGAGAAACATCACTAGATCTATGTGCAGCTCTAAACGCTTGAAGAAGTTGTGTTCTTGGAACCTTTCAGTTACTGGAGGTGCCAAAGAGAATCACCTGAATATG AGTCGACTTGATGTATACAAATCGCATTTTCCAGATTCAACATCTGTTCAAAATCTACTCCACTGGGCACAG GTATACAAATCTGGAACACTGAGAAAATTTGATTATGGAAGTGAAAACCAAGATAGATACAATCAG TCTGAACCTCCTGCATATGACCTAGGATGTATGAGAGTAAAAACAGCCATATGGTATGGTGAAGATGACTGGTTTGCTGGTCCTGATAATGTTAAACAATTAATGTATCAACTCCATGATGTGGTACATGAATGCAAAATACCTAACTGGactcattttgattttatttggGGTCTTGATGCACCTGAGAAAGTTTACAATGACCTAATTACGCTTGTCATGAATGTACCATAG